A single window of Flavobacterium sp. 140616W15 DNA harbors:
- the lon gene encoding endopeptidase La has translation MSNHKILTIDNLSLQEFDSEADLIPLLTPEDEEEMNNEELPFSLPILPLRNTVLFPGVVIPISAGRDKSIKLINDANAGDKIIGVVSQINEEDEDPSKDDINKVGTVARILRVLKMPDGNITVILQGKKRFEIAEVISEEPYITANVKDVEETRPEKNDTEFNAIVDSIKELAIQIIKESPSIPSEATFAIKNIESQSFLINFVSSNMNLSVKEKQDLLSINGLKDRALETLRYMNVELQKLELKNDIQSKVRFDLDQQQREYFLHQQMKTIQEELGGVSQEEEMDEMSQKAKEKVWDEKTQKHFEKELSKMRRMNPQSPDFGIQRNYLELFLELPWGTFSKDNFDLKQAQKVLDRDHFGLEEVKKRMIEHLAVLKLRNDMKSPILCLTGPPGVGKTSIGRSVAEALGREYVRISLGGLRDEAEIRGHRKTYIGAMPGRIIQSLKKAGTSNPVFVLDEIDKLSNSNSGDPSSALLEVLDPEQNSAFYDNFLEMGYDLSKVMFIATSNNMSAIQPALKDRMEVIKMSGYTIEEKVEIARKHLFPKQLLAHGLTAKDLTIGKKQLEKVVEGYTRESGVRNLENKIAQVIRNAAKSVAMEEEYNKKVTDEDIVKILGVPRLERDKYETNDVAGVVTGLAWTSVGGDILFIESLISEGKGALTITGNLGTVMKESATIALEYIKANAKKLGLNPELFQKYNIHIHVPEGATPKDGPSAGIAMLTSLVSLLTQTKVKKNIAMTGEITLRGKVLPVGGIKEKILAAKRANIKEIILCHENKSDIDEIKPEYLEGLTFHYVKEMGEVLTLALTDQKVKNAKELK, from the coding sequence ATGTCAAATCATAAAATACTTACTATTGACAATTTGTCACTTCAGGAATTTGATTCTGAAGCCGATTTAATACCATTATTAACTCCCGAAGATGAGGAAGAAATGAATAACGAAGAGTTGCCCTTTTCGTTACCAATTTTGCCTTTACGCAACACTGTTTTATTTCCAGGAGTTGTTATTCCGATTTCTGCCGGTAGAGATAAATCTATAAAGCTTATAAACGATGCAAATGCTGGAGATAAAATCATTGGTGTCGTTTCTCAGATAAATGAAGAAGATGAAGATCCATCTAAAGATGATATCAATAAGGTAGGAACGGTTGCGAGAATTCTTCGAGTACTAAAAATGCCTGACGGAAATATCACAGTTATTTTGCAGGGTAAAAAGCGTTTCGAAATTGCTGAAGTAATTTCAGAAGAGCCTTATATCACTGCAAATGTAAAAGATGTTGAGGAAACGCGTCCAGAGAAAAACGATACGGAGTTTAATGCTATTGTAGATTCGATAAAAGAATTAGCAATTCAAATCATTAAAGAAAGTCCTAGTATTCCTTCGGAAGCAACATTTGCAATTAAAAATATTGAAAGCCAATCGTTTTTAATCAATTTTGTTTCATCGAATATGAATTTGTCGGTAAAAGAGAAACAAGATTTATTATCGATAAATGGCTTAAAAGATCGTGCGCTTGAAACATTGCGTTACATGAATGTTGAGTTGCAAAAATTAGAATTGAAAAACGACATTCAGTCGAAAGTTCGATTTGATTTAGATCAGCAACAACGTGAATATTTCTTGCATCAGCAAATGAAAACCATTCAAGAAGAATTGGGAGGCGTTTCGCAGGAGGAAGAAATGGACGAAATGAGCCAAAAAGCCAAAGAGAAAGTTTGGGATGAAAAAACGCAAAAACATTTCGAAAAAGAACTGTCAAAAATGCGCAGAATGAATCCACAATCACCAGATTTTGGTATTCAAAGAAACTACTTAGAGTTGTTTTTAGAATTGCCTTGGGGAACCTTCTCTAAAGATAATTTTGATTTAAAACAGGCTCAAAAAGTTCTTGATAGAGATCATTTTGGTTTAGAAGAAGTGAAGAAAAGAATGATAGAGCATTTGGCAGTTTTAAAATTGCGAAATGATATGAAATCACCAATTCTATGTTTGACAGGACCTCCGGGAGTTGGTAAAACTTCGATAGGAAGATCTGTTGCCGAAGCTCTGGGTAGAGAATATGTGCGTATTTCACTTGGTGGTTTACGTGACGAAGCAGAGATTCGTGGACACAGAAAAACGTATATTGGAGCAATGCCAGGTAGAATAATTCAAAGCTTGAAAAAAGCAGGAACTTCTAATCCAGTATTTGTCTTAGATGAAATCGATAAACTATCAAATAGTAATAGTGGTGATCCATCATCAGCTTTATTAGAGGTTTTAGATCCAGAACAAAACAGTGCTTTTTATGATAACTTCCTAGAAATGGGGTATGACTTATCGAAAGTAATGTTTATTGCTACTTCTAATAATATGTCGGCTATTCAGCCAGCATTAAAAGACAGAATGGAAGTAATTAAAATGTCTGGATATACAATAGAAGAAAAAGTTGAAATAGCACGTAAGCACTTGTTTCCAAAACAACTTTTAGCTCACGGTTTAACTGCCAAAGACTTAACTATTGGTAAAAAACAATTAGAAAAAGTTGTTGAAGGATACACTAGAGAATCAGGTGTGCGTAATCTTGAAAATAAAATTGCACAAGTAATTCGTAATGCTGCCAAATCAGTAGCAATGGAGGAAGAGTACAATAAAAAAGTAACCGACGAAGATATTGTTAAGATATTAGGTGTGCCAAGGTTAGAACGTGATAAATACGAAACTAATGATGTAGCAGGTGTAGTTACAGGACTTGCTTGGACAAGTGTTGGTGGAGACATTCTTTTTATAGAATCATTAATATCAGAAGGAAAAGGAGCTTTGACTATTACAGGGAATTTAGGAACTGTAATGAAAGAATCTGCTACAATTGCATTGGAATATATCAAAGCAAACGCTAAGAAATTAGGTTTGAATCCAGAATTGTTCCAGAAATATAATATCCATATTCACGTACCAGAAGGGGCAACTCCTAAAGATGGTCCGAGTGCAGGTATCGCTATGTTAACTTCGTTAGTGTCTTTATTGACGCAAACCAAAGTAAAGAAAAATATTGCAATGACAGGTGAAATTACTTTGCGCGGAAAAGTATTACCAGTGGGTGGAATTAAAGAAAAAATACTAGCAGCTAAAAGAGCTAATATTAAGGAGATTATTTTATGTCATGAAAACAAAAGTGATATTGATGAGATCAAGCCAGAATACTTAGAAGGGTTAACTTTTCATTACGTAAAAGAGATGGGAGAAGTTCTAACGCTGGCTTTAACAGATCAGAAAGTTAAAAATGCTAAAGAATTGAAATAA
- the porQ gene encoding type IX secretion system protein PorQ, producing MLKKLGFFYLFTFCTVSYGQIGGKYTYQFLNLMPSPRQAALGGKTITIYDDDVNQVLFNPATLNQDMSNRLALNYGSYYGEVTYGSGSYAYTYDQHLQTFQAGVTYVNYGSFDGYDENGQATSDFTGSEAALSFGYAYNIPYTDIHIGANAKLISSTLESYHSFGGALDLGMLYIDEKNDINWALVIRNIGTQFSTYSGIHEKLPLEILAGVSQELENVPIRWHLTLENLQQWNLAFSNPERGTTNMDGTTTDEKVSFFNNALRHVIVGVELFPKRAFNFRVGYNFRRGEELRILEQRNFSGMSLGFGLKLNKLKFNYSYSRYSLGANTNLFGLTINFQD from the coding sequence ATGCTGAAAAAACTGGGATTTTTTTATTTATTTACTTTTTGTACCGTTTCTTACGGACAAATAGGAGGTAAATATACTTATCAGTTTTTAAATTTAATGCCTTCGCCAAGGCAAGCAGCTTTAGGAGGTAAGACAATCACCATTTATGATGATGATGTGAATCAGGTTTTGTTTAATCCGGCAACTTTAAATCAGGATATGAGTAATCGTCTTGCTTTAAATTATGGGAGTTATTATGGAGAGGTAACCTACGGAAGTGGTTCTTATGCTTATACATACGATCAGCATTTGCAAACTTTTCAGGCAGGGGTTACTTATGTGAATTATGGAAGTTTTGATGGATATGACGAAAATGGACAGGCAACTTCGGATTTTACAGGAAGTGAAGCAGCACTTTCTTTTGGTTATGCCTACAATATTCCATACACAGATATACATATTGGAGCAAATGCTAAATTAATTTCTTCGACTTTAGAGAGTTATCACTCTTTTGGGGGAGCACTAGATTTAGGAATGCTTTATATCGATGAGAAAAATGATATAAATTGGGCATTGGTAATTCGGAATATAGGAACTCAATTTAGTACCTATTCAGGAATTCATGAAAAATTGCCATTAGAGATATTGGCAGGAGTTTCGCAGGAACTAGAAAATGTGCCTATTAGATGGCATCTTACATTGGAGAATTTACAACAATGGAATCTTGCTTTCTCAAATCCTGAGCGAGGCACGACAAATATGGACGGTACTACTACCGATGAAAAAGTATCTTTTTTTAATAATGCATTACGGCACGTAATTGTGGGAGTAGAGCTTTTTCCTAAAAGAGCATTTAATTTTCGTGTAGGTTATAATTTTAGAAGAGGTGAAGAATTGCGAATTTTAGAGCAACGTAATTTTTCGGGAATGTCACTGGGTTTTGGATTAAAATTAAATAAACTAAAGTTTAATTATTCTTACTCCAGATATAGTTTGGGAGCAAATACAAATCTTTTTGGACTGACGATTAATTTCCAAGATTAA
- a CDS encoding murein L,D-transpeptidase catalytic domain-containing protein → MKIFYLIVFFCLGLFTHSQNTFQQESANDDEVVRLNEQVKELRAMISSNPKYNTKIAFLLDMKIKSGKNRFFVYDLVNNRILDEGLVAHGSGSETGIKGDLKFSNVPNSRATSLGRYSVEKAYKGIFGKAYKLLGLDQTNNNALKRAIVLHHYSAVPCEEQDYYISNSQGCPMVNEEFFNRIERIIDTSKSNIIMDIYY, encoded by the coding sequence ATGAAAATATTTTATTTAATTGTATTTTTTTGTTTGGGTTTGTTTACCCATTCACAAAATACTTTTCAACAAGAAAGTGCTAATGATGATGAGGTTGTTAGGCTTAATGAGCAGGTTAAAGAATTAAGAGCAATGATTAGTAGTAATCCTAAGTACAATACTAAAATTGCTTTTCTGTTAGATATGAAAATAAAGTCAGGTAAAAACCGCTTTTTTGTTTATGATTTGGTGAATAATAGAATTTTAGACGAGGGACTCGTGGCTCACGGATCAGGTTCGGAAACTGGAATTAAGGGAGATTTGAAATTTAGTAATGTACCTAATTCAAGAGCGACTTCGCTAGGGAGGTACTCAGTAGAAAAAGCATATAAAGGAATTTTCGGGAAAGCATATAAACTATTAGGTTTAGATCAAACAAATAATAATGCGTTAAAAAGAGCAATAGTTTTACACCACTATTCGGCTGTTCCGTGTGAAGAACAGGACTATTATATCTCAAATAGCCAGGGTTGTCCAATGGTTAATGAAGAGTTTTTTAATAGAATCGAAAGAATAATCGATACTTCTAAATCAAATATCATTATGGATATTTACTACTAG
- the cmk gene encoding (d)CMP kinase, protein MKKITIAIDGFSSTGKSTLAKELAKELQYVYVDTGAMYRAVALYAMQNEYINATSFDKEKLIASLPSIQLVFKYNAELGFGEMFLNGENVEKEIRTIEVSSFVSKVAEVSQVRSKLVEQQQEMGKNKGIVMDGRDIGTVVFPDAELKIFMTASAETRAQRRFDELQEKGDNVSYEEVLKNVVERDYIDSHREDSPLIIADDAIEIDNSYLNKEEQFTAVMELVNDVVKTV, encoded by the coding sequence TTGAAAAAAATAACAATAGCAATCGATGGATTTTCATCGACTGGCAAGAGTACTTTGGCAAAAGAATTAGCAAAAGAATTACAATATGTATATGTAGATACAGGAGCTATGTATAGAGCGGTTGCGCTTTATGCAATGCAAAATGAATATATAAACGCAACTTCTTTTGATAAAGAAAAGCTTATTGCTAGTTTACCTTCAATTCAATTGGTTTTTAAATACAATGCCGAATTAGGTTTTGGAGAAATGTTTTTGAATGGCGAAAATGTAGAGAAAGAAATCAGGACTATTGAGGTTTCTAGTTTTGTAAGTAAAGTTGCCGAAGTTTCTCAGGTACGTTCTAAGTTGGTAGAGCAACAACAAGAAATGGGAAAAAATAAAGGAATTGTTATGGATGGCAGAGATATAGGAACAGTAGTTTTTCCTGATGCCGAACTTAAAATATTTATGACTGCCAGCGCAGAAACCCGCGCACAAAGGCGTTTTGATGAACTACAAGAAAAAGGAGATAATGTATCATACGAGGAGGTTTTGAAAAATGTGGTAGAAAGAGACTACATAGACTCACATCGCGAAGACTCTCCACTTATAATTGCCGATGATGCTATAGAAATTGATAATTCTTACTTAAATAAGGAAGAACAATTTACAGCAGTTATGGAATTAGTGAATGATGTTGTAAAAACAGTTTAA
- a CDS encoding nucleoside permease, protein MGIKNRLIIMSFLQFFVWGAWLITIGNYWFGTKNWEGTQFGLVFGTMGIASLFMPTLTGIIADRWINAEKLYGALHIVYALVLFGIAQVTTPDNFIYVMFIAMCCYMPTIALSNSISYTSLKLNNKNIVKDFPPIRVWGTIGFIVAMWITNLSGSKSNEYQFYIGGIGALILGIYAFTLPKCKPQCLTKEDASLVETLGLEAFKLFGNYKMALFFVFSMFLGGALQLTNAYGDVFLDEFKHFPKYADSFVIQYSTIIMSISQVSETLFILAIPFFLKRFGIKQVMLISMLAWVLRFGLFAFGDPVNGLWMIIMSCIVYGMAFDFFNISGSLFVESNTDSKIRSSAQGLFMMMTNGVGAVLGSLTSGWAIDRFFTKSFSNTTELAGFLETEPTNSKMLEFVNSHGNTVSADGVFGSEILMKDWHNIWLSFAVYALVIAIAFAILFKHKHDPKEIENLSH, encoded by the coding sequence ATGGGAATTAAAAACAGATTGATTATAATGAGCTTTCTTCAGTTTTTTGTTTGGGGAGCGTGGCTTATTACAATCGGGAATTATTGGTTTGGAACAAAAAATTGGGAGGGAACTCAATTTGGTTTAGTTTTCGGAACCATGGGAATTGCTTCTTTATTTATGCCAACTCTTACAGGGATTATCGCTGACAGATGGATTAATGCCGAAAAATTATACGGTGCTTTACATATAGTATATGCATTAGTATTATTCGGAATAGCACAAGTAACAACTCCAGATAACTTTATATATGTGATGTTTATAGCAATGTGTTGCTATATGCCCACAATTGCGTTGAGTAATTCAATTTCATACACTTCGCTAAAATTAAATAATAAAAATATAGTAAAGGATTTTCCACCCATTCGTGTATGGGGAACAATAGGTTTTATTGTGGCGATGTGGATTACTAATCTAAGCGGAAGTAAATCAAATGAATACCAGTTTTATATTGGAGGAATTGGAGCGTTGATTCTAGGGATTTATGCTTTTACATTGCCAAAATGTAAACCACAGTGTTTAACTAAAGAAGATGCTTCGTTGGTTGAAACATTAGGATTAGAGGCTTTCAAGTTATTTGGGAATTATAAAATGGCGTTGTTCTTTGTGTTTTCTATGTTTTTAGGAGGTGCTTTGCAACTTACGAATGCTTATGGAGATGTTTTTCTAGATGAATTCAAGCATTTTCCAAAATATGCTGATTCATTTGTAATTCAGTATTCAACAATTATAATGTCGATTTCTCAGGTTTCAGAAACCTTATTTATCTTGGCAATTCCGTTTTTCTTAAAGCGTTTTGGTATTAAACAGGTTATGCTTATTAGTATGCTTGCTTGGGTATTGCGTTTTGGATTATTTGCCTTTGGAGATCCTGTAAATGGTTTATGGATGATTATTATGTCGTGTATTGTTTACGGAATGGCATTTGATTTCTTTAATATCTCAGGTTCATTATTTGTAGAAAGTAATACCGATTCTAAAATACGTTCTTCGGCGCAAGGATTATTTATGATGATGACTAATGGTGTTGGTGCTGTTTTAGGAAGTTTAACTTCAGGATGGGCAATTGATAGATTCTTTACAAAGTCATTTAGTAATACAACTGAACTGGCTGGATTTTTAGAAACAGAACCTACAAATTCTAAGATGTTAGAGTTTGTAAATAGTCATGGAAATACAGTTTCTGCTGATGGCGTTTTTGGAAGTGAGATATTAATGAA